A genomic region of Pyrus communis chromosome 14, drPyrComm1.1, whole genome shotgun sequence contains the following coding sequences:
- the LOC137715246 gene encoding large ribosomal subunit protein uL29-like → MARIKVHELRHKTKADLLAQLKDLKAELALLRVAKVTGGAPNKLSKIKVVRLSIAQVLTVMSQKQKAALREVYRNKKLLPLDLRPKKTRAIRRRLTKHQASLKTEREKKKEIYYPLRKYAIKA, encoded by the exons ATGG CGAGGATTAAGGTCCATGAGCTCAGGCACAAGACCAAGGCTGATCTTTTGGCTCAGCTGAAGGATCTGAAGGCAGAGCTCGCTCTTCTCCGAGTCGCCAAGGTCACCGGCGGAGCCCCCAACAAGCTCTCCAAAAT CAAGGTGGTGAGGCTTTCAATCGCTCAGGTGTTGACGGTGATGTCCCAGAAGCAGAAGGCGGCTCTGAGAGAAGTCTACAGGAATAAGAAGCTTCTTCCTCTCGATTTGCGTCCCAAGAAGACTAGGGCCATCAGGAGGCGTCTCACCAAGCACCAG GCATCTTTGAAgacagaaagagagaagaaaaaggagataTACTACCCATTGAGGAAGTACGCAATCAAGGCATAA
- the LOC137714136 gene encoding protein SODIUM POTASSIUM ROOT DEFECTIVE 2: MKGMDIFCASAASTAICSSLDQRAMVRQGLGPLDHRHHYHLRDRDQLKNQPHHQTHHAPCSSQLPIDPKPFYEKCRKSFSSAQSQPRRKSSADIRDSTRTYSTNGSSSSRFLLSDSPFIDWIPKPDHKNLSAAFVPPQVPSKPGGLMSSNGHSNTDLKSSSTRFRHQVVALRVSMHCKGCEGQVRKHLSKMEGVTSFSIDFPTKKVTVMGDVTPSAVLSSVSKVKKAQLWPSPTSSSPSSPSVVSMNHS, from the exons ATGAAAGGAATGGATATTTTCTGTGCATCTGCAGCTTCTACAGCCATTTGCTCTAGCCTGGACCAACGTGCTATGGTCCGCCAAGGCCTCGGGCCCCTTGACCATCGTCATCACTATCATCTTCGTGATCGCGATCAACTGAAAAACCAACCTCATCATCAAACTCACCATGCCCCTTGCTCATCTCAGTTACCTATCGATCCCAAACCGTTTTACGAGAAATGTAGAAAGAGTTTTTCTAGTGCACAAAGTCAGCCACGCAGAAAAAGCTCTGCTGACATACGTGACTCAACAAGGACTTACAGTACCAACGGCTCTTCTTCTTCTCGGTTTCTCTTAAGTGACTCGCCCTTCATCGACTGGATACCGAAGCCCGATCATAAGAATCTCTCGGCTGCGTTTGTTCCTCCTCAAGTACCCTCTAAGCCTGGAGGTTTGATGAGCTCAAATGGTCATTCTAATACTGATTTGAAGTCTTCCTCTACTCGTTTTCGTCACCAG GTTGTTGCTTTGAGGGTCTCAATGCACTGCAAGGGTTGTGAAGGACAAGTGAGAAAGCACCTCTCTAAAATGGAAG GAGTGACTTCATTTAGCATAGATTTCCCGACAAAGAAAGTCACGGTGATGGGGGACGTGACCCCATCGGCTGTGCTCTCAAGCGTATCCAAGGTGAAGAAAGCCCAGCTCTGGCCTTCTCCAACATCATCATCACCCTCATCACCGTCGGTGGTCAGCATGAACCACTCATGA
- the LOC137714284 gene encoding protein EXORDIUM-like 1 — protein MAASSSLPRMGSRLGNRRLAALALCLVLLLHITTTTLVLSSNKGKGGGAKKGGTQKGGGAQKGGDRKGGAPGTACGKPRGVVHVGDAAPPAGGSFRARGSGGAITYHGGPLMTGDINLSILFYGQFTAEQKNVIQSFLRSLENTENDHVAAVHRWWDVIESYQLFTGPTPATGTPPRLRIKVGIQQSDDKYSIGKVLTLTYFKNLVKKADSGKPNTLFVFFTGSQVTVHQLCRGKCYDHGLIDNKPYLVVGNPEILCRGAYGWPFQRLDYGTPNQVTVKPPNGNMGIDAMLAHLASGVAAVVTNPFNTGFFKPGPKSDPIEAGTACDNIFGSGAVPGKTGKVLVDPATGGSYNAVGEKGMKFMLPAVWNPRTSSCWTAIVNTKNS, from the coding sequence atggCAGCATCATCTTCCCTCCCAAGGATGGGTAGTCGCTTGGGGAACCGGCGGCTTGCTGCTCTCGCTCTCTGCCTTGTATTGCTCCTCCATATCACTACCACTACTTTGGTATTGTCCTCCAACAAGGGAAAAGGCGGCGGTGCAAAAAAAGGTGGTACACAAAAAGGTGGTGGTGCACAGAAAGGTGGCGATCGAAAAGGTGGTGCACCTGGAACTGCTTGCGGTAAACCCCGTGGTGTCGTACACGTTGGTGATGCAGCACCTCCTGCCGGCGGCAGCTTCCGAGCTCGTGGAAGTGGCGGAGCCATCACATACCATGGAGGGCCTCTGATGACCGGCGACATTAACCTTTCCATCCTATTTTACGGCCAGTTTACAGCCGAACAAAAGAACGTGATTCAGAGTTTCCTGAGGTCCCTCGAGAACACGGAGAACGACCACGTCGCCGCCGTGCACAGGTGGTGGGACGTCATCGAGAGCTACCAATTGTTCACTGGTCCAACCCCCGCTACCGGTACCCCACCTAGACTCCGCATCAAGGTGGGCATCCAGCAGAGCGACGACAAGTACTCGATCGGAAAAGTGTTAACCCTTACATACTTCAAGAATCTGGTGAAGAAGGCCGACTCCGGCAAGCCCAACACTCTTTTCGTGTTCTTCACCGGGAGCCAAGTGACGGTGCACCAATTGTGCCGTGGCAAATGCTATGACCACGGCTTAATTGACAACAAACCATACCTCGTCGTCGGAAACCCCGAAATCTTGTGCCGCGGGGCTTACGGTTGGCCATTCCAGAGGCTGGACTACGGTACGCCTAATCAAGTGACGGTGAAGCCCCCCAACGGCAACATGGGCATTGACGCCATGCTCGCCCACCTCGCCTCCGGCGTGGCAGCCGTCGTCACCAACCCATTCAACACTGGATTCTTCAAGCCGGGACCCAAGAGCGACCCCATCGAGGCCGGCACCGCCTGCGACAACATCTTCGGAAGCGGTGCGGTCCCAGGCAAGACCGGCAAGGTATTGGTCGACCCCGCTACCGGTGGGTCCTATAATGCTGTCGGAGAGAAGGGCATGAAGTTCATGCTCCCCGCCGTCTGGAACCCACGAACTTCCTCCTGCTGGACGGccattgtaaacacgaaaaattcctga